Genomic DNA from Equus asinus isolate D_3611 breed Donkey chromosome 10, EquAss-T2T_v2, whole genome shotgun sequence:
ttgaatgtacttaatgccactgaattgcctACTTCAAACTGGTTACaatgatatattttatgttatatgtattttaccacaattttttacaAAGCTACCATGAGATATCTTCAAGTTTAAAACTAAGTGgtctagaaaataaattataatgtatgatcctggaaaaaaaaaaagtttcctagCTTAGTTTGGGGTCTCAGGACAGGGAACATGTCCACATGTTCGGTGCTCCTTAAGGAGGCTCCAGGAAGCACTGGGGCCCAGGACACCACAATGCCCGGGGCCTGGATCATCCCCAGGCCAGGCAGTAGAGAGCTGAGGGGTCTGCACGTGCCCACCTGCGTGCAGGCTCAAGTGGAacctcttcccagtgctctgggGCATGCCATGTGATTAGCATCAAAAGatgcagaagaggggctggcctcgtggccgaatggttaagttcgcacactctgctgcagccggcccagtgtttcgttggttcaaatcctgggcgtggacatggcactgctcatcaaaccacgctgaggcagcgttccacatgccacaacgagaaggacccacaacgaagaatatacaactatgtatgtatggggggctttggggagaaaaaggaaaaaaaaaatcttaaaaaaaaaaaaaagatgcagaagAGCAGGGCCTGAGGGGGAGCCGCAGCCAGAAATGCCATTTGCTGGGCCACTAACCTATTGTGGGCTTTGGTTAAAGCCCCTAAACTctgcaagcctcagtttccccagttccTTTCCCCCAGGCACCTGCTTACCGTGGCCAATTTTGTTGATGGATTTCTCCGGAGGGACTAGGAAATTTCCTGTAGCAAAGGAGCAGGTACAGACAGAAGAGCTGCAGTCCACTCTGCCCCGGGCAGCTGTCTCAGTgccccccagccctggggcccaTACCCGGGTCCAGCCCCTCCCACACCTCTAGGGCTCCAGCTCCGAACCTTTCTCGTCAAAAACACCTTTCTCAAAGAAGAATCGAATCTTGTCGCCGCTGCTCAAGAAATACTCTGTGTTGTCCTGTGGAGAGGGGGTATCAGAGGGACTGAGACAGCGACACGGGGTCACAGCTGGGCCtggcagagagggaagaggactCAGATGCTTCCCACCCCGCAGGGCTACAGACCCCGCTGGCGCTTCTCTAACTTGTccactgaggcacagacagtGAATGGGAACCCTACTGCCTGGAAGCACAGCTGGAACCTACAAGCGTGGAATTCTTGCAAACCCCTCCATAAGTCACGGCACTCTTAGACTCCATATGATGTGATTCAGAAGACAGGCACTACGGTCAAACAGATTCCCCAGGTAGCCTTGGGCCACTTGTTTTACCtcccaaagcctcagtttcctcatctgtaaaagggaataataatagaACTGACCTCCCCCGCATGGTTGGAGGCTTCAAGTTGAGGCTGGATCTTATACCAGCTGAAAGCACAGACCCTGGAGATAGAAGACTTGGCTTCAAAtgtcagctctgccactcactggctgtgtgaccacaCCACCttcctgaacctctctgggcttaGTTTCCTCATAAAACAAAGATGCTATTAGTGGTACCTCTCTCAGAAGGTGTTGTAGGGATGATGAGTCAGTATATAGGAAGCACTAGAACTGTCCTTTGAATGTGCTATGTGCCATGTGAATGTTTGCTTTTATTATGattactactgctgctgctacaTAGGAAATACTCAGCTAGGACATGGTTCAATGTTCGACAAATGTAAGCTGCTATGGCTCTTTTTCCGTTTTATTAATAACGTCTCCTTGTTAATTTTAATATCAGGTTTTAAATTTCTTAGCATCGTATGAAAGAGATGCTCCAGGAAGATGCCCCATGTTTTCCCTGTGGCTTTCGCCACCCttgaccaccatcatatatatCACCCTACCTTCCtgcatggcctcatgagtggaGCTGAGTGGCACCGACCCCCTACCCGGGCTCCCCAGGTGGCAGAGCCCCGCCACTCCCTCACGTGCGCACATCTGCTCTCACGGGTGCCTGCCTGGCCCTTTCAAAGCCCTTCCCACTGGAAACTAGAAGTGTTTTTCAACATTCTTAGCTCCTCTGCACTAGGATCAGGATGAGGCAAACCAGTCAGGGAAGCATAAGGAGATAACAATGATAGTACAGCAGTGATGCTAAATGTGTCAAGGATTTTACTGAACTCGTTAATTCACAGGGGGAACCAGTAAGATGTTCGAAGGAGAATTCCAAGAACCACATACATATAGGCATTAACCAATGCTGACACCAATTTACACATCAATGCAAAACTGATCTGTCTACAGGGCAACAACTGCATTCCGCTGGACCCAGTTTATGTCCCTTTCCGTGGACAAGTATCTTGTGCATGATTATCGGTTCTGTACAACTCACAGAGTTGTCCAATAACTCAAAGACAAGGAACGGTGGAGGTCGGCCGGCAGGGAGATCTAGACAGGACATCCACTGGTCTGGTTTTCTTTTAATACCCGTTTCAAAGTCTTTCACGATATCAGTAGTGAATATTGAGGGTTTATTGAGTGCCAGGCACGGTGCCGAGCTCTTCGCAAGCAGTATAAACCAAGGCATATACACTCTtctcccctccatcccccaccccctccctggtcTCTGGAGCATTCTCAGAAGGCAGCTTGGAGGGCACAAGATTCGGCCCCCTCACTCCTCGGAGCCTTTGAGTGACCTGTCTCTGGACATAGGACCCCCgtctctcctttcttcacttaGAAGGCTGCCATGTCGCCCAATGAAACCGACCTTTGGGAGGAAATTATCGTTCTGTCACCCTTTTTCCTTCCCAAGAGCCTGTTCTCCGGGTGGCAGGGCTTCCAGCTGTTGTTGTTTCCTTTGTGCCCACCAGATGGCAGGAGCTCCTCAGCATGAGTGAGCCCCATCAGTGAGCCTGGCCTGCAGCTTTGACTTAGGGGCCGGCCACAGACAGGCTCCTAAATCCAGACTATGGAAGTTAAGAGAACTGTGTGGGAGAACCGGTGAGTCTCAATATACCCATCTTAGACTGTACTGAGTCATATTAAGTCACTAGGGGGAAACACACAGTTTCTAGTCTCATTGGGTCCTAAGGCTTACACAGGTGGGCCCACAGAATCACTTGGCATGGGCTGGGTTGCTGGCTGATAAAGGCCCTTTTGGGGGAGGAGAAACACTGAGGAAGCGCAGCAAGCAGGGAACAGCACGCACTTGGTATCAgccagatctgggttcaaatcctcgcACTATCAATTACTAACCGTGCAGGTTTGGGGCCAAAGAATggagcttcattttcctcacctgtcaaaGGGAGGCAATAATGCCGACCTCATACATTCATAGTGAGGAGTGAAGGAAACATGCATATAaggggcctggcctggagccCGGCACGGGGAAGGCTCTGGCCTGACTGTTACCAGAACAAGCCCAAGGGCTGCTGCTCTGGCTGGAGACGGGGACCCCCATCAAAGACCACATCCCCTCCTCACCTGCCCCAGGTGCCCACCTGGGTTTTCTGCTGCTCTTCTGCCTTGTTGAGGATGCGAGGAGGAAATTCCGCACGGCAGTGGGGAGGGACATCCATCTCGGCCACTATCTGGCCAATCCTCTGTTGCAGGGCCACACACTCCTCTGCAGACAAGAATCCTTCCAGCACCAGGAATCCATCCTCCTGGAACTGCGGGCAGTGAGGACACTCAGGCTCCCCCCTTCCCTCAGCCGCTCTTTCTGAGGACCGACTGGACCCCTCCCCCAACCCGAAGCTCTGTGAAGGCAGGACCAATGGTCCTGTTCATTGCTCTGGCCCCAGCCTGGTCATGCTGTCTGGCACCCAGTGAGGAGCCATCAGTATCGGCTGCttgaaggaaggcaggagggaggggaaggagagatgtCCTCACCCTTCCCCTCCAAGGGGCCTGGGTCACATGGGAATACAACCTCACTCAGTTATTCAGCTAAAattgattgagcacctactgtgcaccAGACACGGTTTTAGGAGCTGGAGATTCAGTAacgagccagccagccagccagccatgaTGGCTGTGCTCCCGGAACTGACCATCTCGGCAAGGAGCCTGACATCAAAGACACCAGCACACAGGGGAGCACACTATCACAGGCTGCTTAGTGCACGGAGGGACAGGGCTGAGAGCTAAGGCAGAAGAGTCTACTGTCAACCAGATGGGGAGGGCACAGGGGCTGAGGGCAGCAGCCTTGAGGAAGTGACATGTTATGGGGACCAGCAGGATACTGGGAGTGGAAGAgacagggaagagcattccaggccaAGGGAGTGCGGGAGGGACACGAGGAGCTGGGACCCGATGGAGCAGAGTGAGggtggaagggaggcaggaaggtggCACCCGAGCCAGGCCAGGCAAGAAGCTGGGCTTGATCCTGAGTTCAGTGGGCGGCCAGTGGGCAGTGAAAACACATGCCTTATTCTGACTTGCCTCCACTCCTCTCATCCTGAGGCTATAGAgacaaggaggagagaaagaatatcTTTGTGTTTCCTTGCAGACAATTGTAAAGTCTTAACCTTAACAAGGGCCTTGGAAGTCCCCTCTAGAAACCACTGTGAAGTGTCTGATTTCCAGTTGCTGAcccccattccctccctccctccctgtcccatgGATGCCCAGTTCTGCCTTCCACACACAGGATGCTGGAGCATTCATGACCACCCACCACAGGCCCTTCTGCCTTGGGCAGCTCTGCATGTTAGAACCTTGATCCTCATATCAGCAGCAAGCTGAACAGTGATTGCCTCCTTGGCAACTGGGTCATCCAGACAAACGGTGTACACGTGATCGAGTAAACACACTGCTAGGACTCCCCGAGATGAGAAGGTGGAGGATCAGCAAAGAGGGGAGCAAAGGTGTATGTATGGGGGGTATTGACGGAGGCTTGTTAAACAAGCAATaagttggaaacaacctgaatgctCAGCAGCAGGGGATTCGTTCAACAAAGTGTGGTTCGTCTACCTGGAACACAACCCAGCTGATGAAAATCACGTGGTAGAAAAATATTTACCGACATGGGAACACGTCCCCGGTCTACTCTGAGATGAAAAAACCAGCCAAATGCAAATTAATGTCCTAGCCACTCTGAGAACTTGGGCAAGTGCTTtcccctctctgaccctcagacCATCCAACAGGGAGGACACTAGTGCCTCCTTTATGAAACACACGGCGAGCGCTCCATAAGCGTTAGCAGTAAGATGGACCTTTTAAAGATTCTAGGGCTATTTACCAAAATATTGTCTCACGGTAGGAATTTATGGgtggttttccattttcttctttgagcttttctgtatttttttgcatttttctcttgctgtcagGAACAACCAACAAGGGTTGTGTTGTTTTCAGAGTCTGCTCGCTCTAATTCCCATGGGGTAGCCTTTTGTGTTGGAATGCACGCAGACCGGCCACCCTGTGCCAGGCTCCAAGAGGCCAGCGCCCTTCATATGTCCGCCCCTGCAGGGTCCAGGCCTAGACCAATACTGCCTGATCCCGGTGCTTTATTCCCATTTTGGTCACATACACACATTCCCACCCCAACCAGGTCTTGTAGCCAGGAAGCACCCGGCTCTGTGTCAGAAGTTAGGGGTCATGTTGGAACAACCCACTCTAggtttcactttcttcttcttgaaaAACAGCCTGGTGTGGGGCTCAGTTCCCGAGGACTACTCAAGATCCAGTTACTCCCCACTCCTATCTGACCCTCCAGGTCCCCACTCTCTGCAGGCACCTACCTTCTGGAGCTGTGAGGGGCTCAGGCCGGTCATGATGTCAAGACAGGGTGGAGAGTGGCTCTGGGTGCTGTACCAAGGGTTAGAAACAAAAGGAAGTTCCTCTCACGGGCAGGGAGAAAGGGTGGAGCCTAGGAGGCCCTGGAGGACTTAACCCTTCCCTACCCAGAGAAAACCCAATCATGGCCCCCCAGCTTccctcccccaaacacacacagaccaGCCTGGGACCCTCCAGGCTGAGCCCCAGCCCTCACCTGCACCCTGTCACTCCTGCCCCTGGATGGGCCCttgcctcagccccagccccacacccAGGTTCATCCCCCAGCTAAGCCAGGATTAGCCCTTTCTGATTCccctcttggtttttttttttttttaaagattttatttttctccttttcctccccaaagccccctggtacacagttgcacATTCTTCGCCgcgggtccctctagctgtggcatgcgggacgccaccccagcgtggcccaatgagcagtgccatgtccgcgcccaggacccgaaccaacgaaacaccgggccgcctgcagcggagcgcgcgaactcaaccacccggccacggggccagccccctcccctcttggTTTTTAACTGCTCCCTCCCAGTTGGTTTCCAGACATAGCTCACACCTCACTGGCTACTTACCAGGTACCCAGAAGTTGTGTTCTAGGAGAATCCGGCAGACAGGACACCTGAGCCCAGGTGCTACCACTAACTGTGACCTCCAACCAAtctgtccctctctgggcctcaggggaGGATTAGAGTGTCCCTGGGCCACCCACATCAACccctgggtggggtgggatgcAGAGTGGGTCTGGGGGACATGCACATCAGACCCCGCTGAAGGGTTGTGCATTCCAAAGGTGGAAGAGGTCCTCTGAGAATTGTCAGGGCCCCTCCCACTTCTGATCCCCTGCAACTCTAGGTGCTGGGAGGATTATGGAAGCGATGTACAGATGAGTCTGCAGCTCAGAGGAGGGCAGAAGACAGGAGGATCTTAGAAAGAAGGGGCTGGAGAGCGGGGGCCTGGGCCTTCAGGATGAGGGAGAGAAGCGTGGTTCTTGTTtcccacttccccacccccagccccaacaTGTCTGCTGTCCACATTGGGAAAAGCACATGCACACCCACCCTTCTAGCCGGCCTTGCTTGGCAGCTGACAGGGCAATTCTGGCTTCAGCTTCCGAAAACTGGCCACCAGCCTTCCCTGAAATGACACTTTCTGAATGGCAAAGACACAGAGCGTCTTGAGAATGAGCAGGGGGACACAGCTCAGGCCTCAGGAGCTTTGGCCCCAGTCAAGTCGTGTCTTCTGGGCCAGTGCACTGCACTGGGAGTAGCTGCTTCATGCCGGCTTCCCGAGGGCCCAGGGCCGGGGGAGGGCTGAGCCCCACTGGGCTCTCGAGGCTGGAAGGAGAGGGTCAGAGGGGTTAAGCTGGGCGAGGAGGGCAGGCTGAAGACAGAACCACGGGAAATACAGCTGAGACTCAGCTCATGGGAGGCAGGGCGTGGCCAGCTGTCCTGGCCCCTTCTGAGGGGGTCCTCCAAAAAACACAGAGACACCAGCCATGTGCCACGAGTACAGGGAGGGCCTGTCGTGCTGGGCTAGCAACTGCCCTGGGAACCCCCAGTGAAGACTCGCGGTGGAGGCTCAGTGAGGCAGACTGGGGTCGAGTCCACGCCCGGGCCTTACTTTCCCCATCTGCAATTTCGGGATAACAGAAGTTCGTTTTGTAAGGAGGAAGATGAATTCTTACTGCTGACAAGGAGCTTGGCACAGAGCTGGGCACTCAGTGAGTGCGTACTCACCGTGCACCAAACGTTAGTGGGGCTGTTCTGGGTGGAATGTGAgggtatttttcatttgttttttgaaCTTCCCCAGGTTTTCAAACTGCgcttggagtcagagagaccacCCCTGTGGTTTAAGTGAAGTGGGGAGCAATGGaagaaggggaggggctgggctttgtgttcattcattcattctgctcaGGCTCTGGGAAGCGGTGGGAGGCGTTTGCACATTGTTGTCGTTTCCAAAAACTAACCAGCTCCAGATGGAACAGTGCTGCTCCAGGCACTGGGCGGCCCCAAGGCTGGGTCCGGGCATGGGAGTTGGGGGAGAGAGAGGTAGCACCAGACAGGAGGGGAAGACCTCCACTCTGGAGACACAGGAGGGTCCAAGAGGGGGTCACAGTCCAGCTGCTCAGTCCTGAGGTCACCTGGAGGGGTCAGAGTCCCATGGAGGGAGGAAAGGCAGACTCCGGCCTGTTCCAGAGGAAGTGCCCATGCAGCAGCTAAGGCTTCACCGTAAGGCCAAGGTCAGAAGCGATggcctttcttcttcccccaaaGACCCCTGTCCCAGGGCCCCTTAGTCAGTCCAGCACAAGCCTCTCTGGTCTGGGAGGAAGATATCCGTGACTGGGTACTGGGAGCCAGGCCCTCTGCTGAAAAGTCCACCCAAATGCAGAATCATCAGGAGTCAGCCTCAGAGCAATGCTGCATGGCTGCCAACACCATCCTCAtgttaccaatgaggaaactgaggccccacatcaaataaatggcagagctaggattagaAGGCAGCCCtgtccacctctctgagcctctgccctGGACCCCAGCACCTTTCCCAATGCCCCAAAGGGGCTGCGAGCAGCTCAGGCCCTCTCACGGTGACTCTCTGCCCCACCTCTGCAGAACCCTGGGACTGGCTGTTGGAATCACAAGGGACCTGTGAGGGCACAGAGTGGCAATGCCCATTCCAGACGGGATATGGAGGCCACGGGAGGTAAGGCACCTGCCCAGCTCCAGGCAGGGGATGACTGAGCTGGGACAAGGACTGCCTCCCTTTCCactgccctcccttccctcccccaatCCAGCAAAGCTCACGAGGGCCCAAACCACAGGCCACTGGGCCTGCAGACAATGTGCTGACTGCAGGATCCTGGCCCGGGCCCACACGTGACTTGTAACAGACGCTCCGTCCAGCTGTCGTCCAGCAGCTGCCTCTAAGGAGCTTACAGTTGcacggggcagggagaggagcagagctAACTATCTTGTAGGTGCCCAACAAATGGTCACTCAACAAACTAGTGTACAGGGCCCACTGGGCCCCAGAGAGCTGAGGGAAGGGACCCCCACGAGATGGAGGCCTCCAGAGGTACTTTCTGTTATAGGTTTATTTGATATTTGAACTGAGTCTATACATTCAGACCCACATGTAACAGATTGCTTCATGGTTGTCAGAGGCCAGCGTGCATTATTTCTGAGGATTACATCCGCTGACATGACACAGAAAACACAAATGGACAGACAAATGGACATAATCGTTAAGACAAGAGACGCTAAAACGTGCCTTAGTGTCCAAGTGAGTGATCTAAGGTGGGGACCCTTCTAAGGTAGGAACCCTGGTGACTGATCTAAAGCGAGGTGGcttcccacccccaggccctAAGGGGGCTGTATGCGCCGGGCGCCtgggagagaaaatggaacccaAACCTGGGGAGCCTGCCCTCCCAGTGGTGACCTCCCGACCCACGACCCCAACTCCAACAATCTGTTCTCAGGGACCAAGTGGTAACAGGGCTGATGTAatctcggatcctgggcatgggtttagaaccactcatcaagccatgctgaggcggtgacccatgtagcagagccagaaggacctacaactagaatatacaactacataccggggggctttggggagaagaagaaaaaaaaaaaggaaattaaaaacaaaaagaagattggcaacagatgttagctcagctcaatcttcctcatcaaaaagacaCAAACAATAAGGCAAGCCCATGggtaagtggttaagttcgcgcactctacttcggcagcccagggttttgccagttgggatcctgggcacaggcctagcaccactcatcaagccatactgaggtggcgtcccacataccacaactagaagcacccacagcaaaaatatacaactacataacgggggactttggggaaaaggaggaaaaataagatctaaaaaaaaaaaaattcctaacaaagaaacctccaaaaaacaaagaaacaaaaaaaaaccacctgtcatgttttcttctagtactttcatagttgaatttctttttaatttaaatcattGATCTATCTGATTTTCTTTTGGTAGAAGGTATGAAACAGATACAGTTCAATTTTTCTCCAGATGGCTACCCAATGGTTctaacagcatttattgaataatccaaCATTTCCGCACTGATCTGAAATGCCACCTTTAGTATACACTAATTCTCTATCAGTATTTGGGTCTATAGGTAGACTTCCTACTACGCTCTATTCGTCGATCTATTTATTCAAGTGCCAATACCATGCTTAAAATTACTGTAGTCTTATTATCTAATAAGGCTaattttccttcattattttcctttttcaaaaatttcctggctattcttatttttcacaagaattttatttttaattttttttttccttcttctccccaaagtcccccaatacatagttgtgtattctagttgtgagtctgtctagttgtgacatgtaggacgtcacctcagcatggcctgatgagcagtgccatgtcaaagcccaggatccaaaccggcgaaaccctgggccgcccaagcagagtgcaagaacttaaccactcggctaccaAGCCAGCCCCATCAggtgaactttagaatcagtctGTCCAGTTCTAAAATAAAAGGCAAGACAAACACTTGTTAGTATTTTTTCTGGGACGGCACTAAGCTTACAAGTTAATATAGGAAGTACTAACACTTTCACAGAGCCGACTCTTTATTCAAAATGTAGCATGTCTTTCTATTTGGTTACAACTTCTTTGATACACCCTTGACAGCATTTTAAAGTCCCCTTCATTTAGATTTTCACTGTTGTAAGCTTATTCCTGAGGAATTTATGCTTTCGTTGATACTGTAAATGGGCTCttctactaaatattttaaatagctacTGTCTGTGTTTTCGTTGGATTGTTTTAATAAACGTATtattctcaaaacaaaaaaggtCATATTCCAAACTATAAATGTAGAGTGGTTTAAGATTTAAGATAAAATAATCAAACTAGTGTCACACACTTGATAAcgataataaagaaaatgaaatctcgCTTTTAGACTTAACCATTTAACCTCTAACAGAATACTTTAGGTAACTGGAGAGACAAAGACAAGGGAAAATGTCCAAAAGTAAGTACCATTAGTTGAAGTCATCAACGTTTTGGTCCATATAACATGTTTAAACTTCTCTGAAGAACGATAATCTATAAGTGTTTTAagttgataaatgaataaataatttgctTGGAGCTCAATGGGGAGGAGTATACAATCCTCCTAAGACTTATAGGAGGCCCCACTAACCACATACCATGAGGTTTCCATGTGTCTCCCACGTTGGTCCTTCAGTTTTATAAAGCTCTTCAAACTGCTGTCTGTATTTTGTAACTAGCTCCTTCTCCAATTTATCAACACAGTCTGCATACTCAAcctgaaaagaaaatccaaagcAGAGCAACTTATGCCTATAGTAAAAGGTAAATATTCAAATGAAAACGAAtatgaataatataaaattattaacaagAGTTGAATTTTATAGGGTAAAGAGAACCAACATGACGAAATGGGCTTACCCTATAGGGGTGTCTTTCATCTTGGAAGTAAGTGAGAAGGTGTAAGACACAACGAAGGATACAGGTTCTTTCTTCATAGTAATAATCTGCAATCTGGGAAGAATCCAAAGATTCAAAATCAGTAACTCACCTTTGTAAAGAAgatattcaattttaaatttgCTTATAAAGAGATCACTTAAAAGTATGAATGGAGGGGCCAGTCcgctggcacagcagttaatgctcacattccactttggcagcccagggttcgctggttcagatcccaggtgtggacatggcaccacttggcaagtcatgctgtggtaggtgtcccacatataaagtagaggaagatgggcacagatgttagctcagggccagtcttcctcagcaaaatgaggaggattggcagcagatgttagcccagggctaatctacctcaaaaaaaaaaaaaaagggtatgaATGGAAATGGTCAGTTTCTATAAGCAATCACAGAAATGGAAGCATACTGTTAgctcaaaagaaagcaaaagaccTTCATGAACTAGTATACGAGTAAAGTCATGCAAGATAAAAGGAATTATTTATAACATGAGTAAGTTTTCTAGCATGATTTCTCAGAGCATTCAAGTAACACACAACGCTATAAACTGACAGGccaaatacacaaaagaaaatataaaaataccagTGTTATATGTCCTAATTGTTTGTAACTAATGTACTTACTTCTCACTAAATACCAAATAGGAAACTACTTCAGAAGTCATGgtcaaatatcattttaaaatgagattctaGGATTAGGACGTAAGCGTCATGCCAGAGTGAGCTTGCCTGggattctctctcctccaaattATAACCAAAAGGAGCAACCACATTCCAACAAAAATCCTAATAGCacagaaatcgtcagagacccacagcagccaaacaatggatggcagagaggctggagcccccctcagaggagctggaaggggtaagagagaacttcgctccctcccctagagactggatGGCTGCCGCAGGTgagagaaggggcaggggaggggccgcacgtccaggggatcatccaggactcccacagacCCATGCAGCGGAAACTCTCTAACAGGAGAAAGCTTTCGCGTGGGGGAACCCCATCAAGCCaaggccccaggaaaccagagagcgaAAGCTGAAAGCAGAGAGCGAGATCTGATGGGAATCCAGGTCTGCGCACAAggaagtgcccctcctcccccaacccacgctgTGCACTGCCATCgcggctgaaggtggagggctcagaatgcgctgctctcaacccccatctagtgggaACAGGCAGTGACTGCAACTGAATAGTATTATgcgcaaaaaccgctcctctaccatccagcaatttataaaagctccagaccagaaggaaaacaataaaaacacagaagtatgtcctgaggacttgaaaataggtaaactaaatgacaatgaattcagaatagctatcatcaaaaaactcaatgacgtaaagggaaatatagagaaacaagtgaacgagttctggagttacttcacaaaagagattgaaactataaagaagaatccatcagaaatactagagatgaaaaatacaatggatcagataaaacacaATACGGATTCCCGGAATGCTCGTGTtgacaccacagaggagcaaattagcataattgaagatagacaggct
This window encodes:
- the LOC139046327 gene encoding nucleoporin NUP188-like isoform X2; amino-acid sequence: MCEVQSCQSQRDGSSRELWTILLGRSALRELNQIEAELSKHWQRLLEGLSYYKPPSPNSAEKVKANKDVASPLKELGLRISKFLGLDEEQSVQLLQCYLQEDYRGTRGSLKIADYYYEERTCILRCVLHLLTYFQDERHPYRVEYADCVDKLEKELVTKYRQQFEELYKTEGPTWETHGNLMPREPSGAQPSPGPGPSGSRHEAATPSAVHWPRRHDLTGAKAPEA